The following proteins are co-located in the Nilaparvata lugens isolate BPH chromosome 14, ASM1435652v1, whole genome shotgun sequence genome:
- the LOC111053233 gene encoding gastrula zinc finger protein XlCGF57.1 — protein sequence MDYEGEEYGCHSGSSPVQIESDDLDGQGRVNSRSMTHASQGPDMDNCDWPTDELDQDQDFIEGEYHIQNGITNQDVYLGNSYSKYPVEMIVIKPDVPAAEEEEEEEEEDEEQQQDKVEVEVKNQEIKQNSVTSLQIESIYSNSSDRLNCHPSIPEDMNVEKSFEANDSDTLVQIDDNSSDTLANSESKSISSGLCVPYFEEQGGTSSINDETLGNNLRNDRNECNEVDSLIENARNNVIHEEIDSGSTNCQKCGESFSNIRELNSHCRMLTCREQYKCKYCGYKTIYKSNLAKHSRTHTGEKPFSCNFCDYKSIHKSSLTNHLRNHTGERPHSCHLCDYKAAQKQTLLSHLRTHTGDRPFKCDFCDYKSTQKSAVTNHLKTHTGEGLFSCEFCDFKATQKQNLSIHLRTHTGERPFSCEFCGFRATQKSSLLSHLKTHTGEKPFSCNFCDYKSTRKSALIRHLKIHTGEKPYSCDLCDYKAKEKGDLIKHSTTHTGERPYSCHICHYKAARKAYLKTHLEAHKRNTLQLRFR from the exons atgGATTATGAA GGAGAAGAgtatggatgccacagtggatCTAGTCCAGTCCAGATTGAGTCAGACGACTTGGATGGTCAAGGTCGAGTCAACTCAAGGTCAATGACACATGCATCACAAGGACCAGACATGGACAACTGTGACTGGCCAACCGATGAACTGGATCAAGATCAGGACTTCATTGAAGGAGAGTATCATATTCAAAATGGCATCACAAACCAGGATGTTTATTTGGGAAACAGTTATTCCAAATATCCAGTTGAAATGATAGTTATCAAGCCAGATGTACCAgctgcagaagaagaagaagaagaggaggaagaagatgaagaacaacaacaagataaagtagaagtagaagtgaAGAATCAAGAGATCAAGCAAAATAGTGTCACAAGTTTGCAGATTGAAAGCATCTATTCTAATTCATCAGATAGACTGAACTGTCATCCCTCTATACCTGAAGAcatgaatgttgaaaaatcatttgaagccAATGATTCAGATACATTAGTGCAGATTGATGACAATTCTTCTGATACCTTAGCAAATTCTGAAAGTAAAAGTATATCATCAGGACTCTGTGTACCATACTTTGAGGAACAAGGAGGTACAAGCTCCATCAATGATGAGACTCTCGGAAACAATTTGAGGAATGATCGTAATGAATGCAATGAGGTAGACTCATTAATTGAAAATGCAAGAAACAATGTGATTCATGAAGAAATTGATAGTGGATCAACCAACTGTCAGAAGTGTGGTGAATCATTCAGCAACATCAGAGAACTGAATTCCCATTGTAGAATGCTCACATGTAGAGAACAATACAAGTGCAAATACTGTGGCtacaaaacaatatacaaatcaaatcTGGCCAAACATTCAAGAActcatactggagaaaaaccctTTAGCTGTAATTTCTGTGATTACAAATCAATACATAAATCATCTCTCACCAATCATCTAAGGAATCACACTGGAGAAAGACCCCACAGCTGTCATCTTTGTGACTACAAAGCAGCACAAAAACAAACTCTTCTCTCTCATTTGAGGACCCACACAGGAGACAGACCCTTTAAATGTGATTTCTGTGACTACAAATCAACACAGAAATCAGCTGTAACCAATCATCTAAAAACTCACACAGGAGAAGGACTCTTCAGCTGTGAATTCTGTGACTTCAAAGCAACACAGAAACAAAATCTGAGCATCCATTTGAGGACCCACACCGgagaaagacccttcagctgtgaaTTTTGTGGCTTCAGAGCAACACAGAAAtcatctcttctctctcatttAAAGACTCACACAGGAGAAAAACCCTTTAGCTGTAATTTTTGTGACTACAAATCAACACGGAAATCAGCTCTAATCAGACATCTTAAAATTCACACAGGTGAAAAACCCTACAGCTGTGATCTATGTGATTACAAAGCAAAAGAGAAAGGAGATCTCATCAAACATTCAACAACTCACACAGGTGAAAGACCCTACAGCTGTCATATCTGTCACTACAAAGCAGCACGAAAAGCATATCTCAAAACTCACTTAGAGGCACACAAAAGAAATACCTTACAGCTAAGATTTCGCTGA